The following proteins are co-located in the Pectinophora gossypiella chromosome 7, ilPecGoss1.1, whole genome shotgun sequence genome:
- the LOC126368586 gene encoding WW domain-binding protein 4 — translation MTEYWKSQSRKYCEFCKCWFADNKVSISFHENGKRHKENVQKHISQLTKKSAKEAKQKDKIDDEMKKMEEAAMAAYLKDVQNNADLTSQAINNMLDQTGSTVTTKNASISTASSKTEKIPPVWQEVKNDNGGTYFWNTQTNETTWDPPDEYLSIAQQEEQKLKEAQDEKRKEKQKKQKEKESFKEAKAYIAREKMKELSVKKDPAPVRSEASSVSYGPAPRAAKPYGAWTPVVNEPVEQVDLQLPKVKEVAPPPVEVTPEVVKFGEKRVESLGEGPVEFKRRKIGNAKRNMRQKVDDE, via the exons AT GACTGAATATTGGAAATCACAGTCTCGAAAATATTGCGAATTCTGCAAATGTTGGTTTGCTGATAATAAAGTT TCTATATCATTCCATGAAAATGGCAAACGACATAAAGAGAATGTCCAGAAGCATATATCACAGCTCACCAAAAAGAGTGCAAAAGAAGcaaaacaaaaagataaaattgatgatgaaatgaAAAAGATGGAGGAAGCTGCAATGGCTGCATATTTAAAAGATGTACAGAATAATGCTGACCTCACTTCACag GCAATCAATAATATGTTGGATCAAACTGGCAGTACTGTTACAACAAAAAATGCTAGTATAAGTACTGCATCCAGCAAGACAGAGAAGATTCCACCTGTGTGGCAGGAAGTTAAAAACGACAATGGTGGCACATACTTCTGGAATACTCAAACTAATG aaactACCTGGGATCCGCCTGATGAATACTTATCAATTGCTCAACAAGAAGAACAAAAACTCAAAGAAGCACAAGATGAAAagaggaaagaaaaacaaaa AAAGCAGAAAGAAAAAGAGTCTTTCAAGGAGGCTAAAGCTTacatagccagggaaaagatgAAAGAATTGTCGGTGAAGAAGGACCCAGCGCCTGTCCGCAGTGAGGCAAGCTCGGTGAGCTACGGGCCGGCTCCGCGCGCCGCTAAACCCTATGGAGCGTGGACGCCTGTAGTTAACGA GCCGGTGGAACAGGTAGATTTGCAGCTACCAAAGGTTAAGGAAGTGGCTCCGCCTCCAGTGGAGGTGACACCCGAAGTAGTGAAGTTTGGGGAGAAGAGGGTCGAGTCGCTCGGCGAAGGCCCCGTCGAGTTCAAGCGACGGAAGATCGGCAATGCAAAGCGCAATATGCGACAGAAAGTAGACGATGAATGA
- the LOC126368570 gene encoding ATP-dependent RNA helicase me31b: MMTENRISSSNHVGNSMNNQKGDVDKTIDDIGWKSKLKIPAKDRRIKTSDVTDTRGNEFEEFCLKRELLMGIFEKGWEKPSPIQEASIPIALSGKDVLARAKNGTGKTGAYCIPVLEQVDPKKDCIQALVVVPTRELALQTSQICIELAKHTDIRVMVTTGGTNLRDDIMRIYQNVQVIIATPGRMIDLMDKQVAKMDQCRMLVLDEADKLLSQDFKGMLDMVISRLPKERQILLFSATFPLSVKQFMEKHLREPYEINLMEELTLKGVTQYYAFVQERQKVHCLNTLFSKLQINQSIIFCNSTQRVELLAKKITELGYCCYYIHARMAQAHRNRVFHDFRAGLCRNLVCSDLFTRGIDVQAVNVVINFDFPRMAETYLHRIGRSGRFGHLGIAINLITYEDRFALHRIEQELGTEIKPIPKVIDPALYVARPDEDDGADK; the protein is encoded by the exons ATGATGACCGAAAATAGGATTAGTTCGAGTAATCACGTCGGAAACAGTATGAACAATCAGAAAGG AGATGTCGATAAAACTATCGACGACATCGGTTGgaaatctaaattaaaaatacccgCAAAAGACAGAAGAATAAAAACTAGT GATGTGACAGATACTAGAGGTAATGAGTTTGAAGAGTTTTGCCTGAAACGAGAGCTGTTGATGGGCATTTTTGAAAAAGGGTGGGAAAAACCTTCCCCCATTCAAGAGGCTTCAATTCCCATCGCACTTAGTGGTAAAGATGTGCTTGCCCGAGCTAAAAATGGAACTGGTAAAACTGGAGCTTATTGTATTCCAGTCTTGGAAcag GTTGACCCCAAAAAAGATTGTATTCAAGCTTTAGTTGTGGTACCAACTAGGGAGTTAGCACTCCAGACATCACAAATTTGCATTGAACTGGCGAAGCACACTGACATACGCGTCATGGTCACCACAGGAGGAACTAATCTTCGTGATGACATAATGCGCATTTATCAAAATG TTCAAGTGATAATTGCTACGCCAGGGCGTATGATTGATCTCATGGATAAGCAAGTAGCTAAAATGGACCAGTGCAGGATGCTGGTTCTCGATGAGGCAGATAAACTCCTTTCCCAAGATTTCAAAGGAATGCTGGATATGGTTATTTCacg ATTACCCAAAGAACGTCAAATACTGCTGTTTTCTGCAACCTTCCCACTGAGTGTGAAACAATTCATGGAAAAACACTTGAGGGAGCCATATGAGATTAACCTCATGGAAGAGTTGACACTGAAAGGAGTGACACAATACTATGCATTTGTTCAAGAAAGACAAAAAGTTCATTGTTTAAATACACTTTTTTCAAAG TTGCAAATAAACCAGTCTATAATATTTTGCAATTCAACTCAGCGTGTGGAGCTCCTTGCCAAGAAGATAACAGAACTGGGCTACTGCTGCTACTACATTCACGCGCGTATGGCGCAGGCGCATCGTAATCGCGTGTTCCATGATTTTCGCGCAGGCCTCTGCCGCAACTTGGTGTGCTCCGATCTCTTCACCAGAGGTATCGACGTACAGGCGGTCAACGTGGTTATCAATTTTGATTTCCCCCGCATGGCGGAGACATATCTTCACCGTATCGGACGTTCGGGCCGCTTCGGTCACTTGGGTATCGCTATCAACCTAATCACGTACGAGGACCGGTTCGCTCTTCACCGCATCGAGCAGGAGCTGGGCACGGAGATCAAGCCGATCCCGAAGGTGATCGACCCGGCCCTGTACGTGGCGCGCCCGGACGAGGATGACGGTGCCGACAAGTAA